The Pedobacter roseus genome contains a region encoding:
- a CDS encoding glucoamylase family protein has translation MKFIFRNFLLLSFTLFTLSSCAQREKQTYNPDLTIKKNLSDIELLDLVQKQTFQYFWDGAEPTSGAGRERFHVDNVYPENDKNTVATGATGFGLMAILSGIDRNYVSKKEGLDRLNKILDFLSKADRFHGAWSHWINGETGKVRPFGQKDNGGDLVETSFVAQALICINEYYKNGSEPEKALAKKADDLWKGIDFNWFRNGQNVLYWHWSPEYNWEMNFPVKGYNECLIMYVMAASSPTHTIPAEVYHEGWARGGAIKADFDLYGHHIPLDYQGAKNSVGPLFWAHYSYLGLNPKGLKDRYANYWENNVNQTLAIHDYCVANPKKFKGYGENSWGLTASYSVKGYAAHSLQEDYGVISPTAAISSIPYTPKESMKVIRHLYEDLGDKVWGKYGFYDAFSETDNWYPKRYLGIDQGPMVVMIENYRSGLLWKLFMGNKDVQNGLKKLDFQFQP, from the coding sequence ATGAAATTTATATTCCGAAACTTCCTCTTATTATCGTTTACCCTTTTTACGCTATCATCATGTGCACAGCGTGAAAAACAGACCTACAATCCAGATCTAACGATCAAAAAAAACCTTTCCGATATCGAATTATTGGATCTGGTTCAAAAACAGACCTTCCAATATTTTTGGGATGGTGCCGAACCAACTTCTGGCGCAGGCAGGGAGCGTTTCCATGTAGATAACGTTTATCCGGAAAATGATAAAAACACAGTAGCTACAGGTGCAACAGGTTTTGGTTTAATGGCCATTTTGAGTGGGATTGACAGGAATTATGTATCCAAAAAAGAAGGATTAGATCGTTTAAACAAAATATTGGATTTCCTATCCAAAGCCGATCGTTTTCATGGCGCATGGTCGCACTGGATAAATGGCGAAACAGGAAAAGTACGCCCATTTGGACAAAAAGATAATGGAGGTGATTTAGTTGAAACCTCATTCGTTGCTCAGGCTTTAATCTGCATCAACGAGTATTATAAAAATGGTTCTGAACCCGAAAAAGCTTTGGCAAAAAAAGCCGATGACCTTTGGAAGGGTATCGATTTTAACTGGTTCCGCAACGGACAAAATGTATTGTACTGGCATTGGTCGCCGGAGTACAACTGGGAAATGAACTTTCCGGTAAAAGGCTATAACGAATGTTTAATTATGTATGTAATGGCAGCTTCCTCCCCTACTCATACCATACCAGCCGAAGTTTACCACGAAGGTTGGGCAAGAGGAGGAGCAATTAAAGCAGATTTCGATCTTTATGGACATCATATTCCATTAGATTATCAAGGTGCAAAAAATTCTGTGGGTCCATTATTTTGGGCACATTATTCATATTTAGGTTTAAATCCTAAGGGATTGAAAGACCGATATGCAAATTATTGGGAAAACAATGTAAACCAAACTTTGGCCATACACGATTATTGTGTAGCCAATCCTAAAAAATTTAAAGGTTATGGCGAAAATAGCTGGGGTTTAACCGCGAGTTACTCGGTAAAAGGTTATGCTGCCCATAGCCTGCAGGAAGATTACGGCGTTATTTCTCCCACTGCAGCCATATCATCTATCCCTTACACGCCAAAAGAATCGATGAAGGTAATCAGACACCTTTATGAAGATTTGGGTGATAAAGTTTGGGGTAAATACGGTTTTTATGATGCCTTTTCTGAAACCGATAACTGGTATCCGAAAAGGTATTTAGGCATCGATCAGGGACCAATGGTAGTGATGATCGAAAACTACAGATCAGGCCTGCTTTGGAAATTATTTATGGGAAATAAAGATGTTCAAAACGGATTAAAGAAACTGGATTTTCAGTTTCAGCCCTAG